Proteins encoded together in one Solanum stenotomum isolate F172 unplaced genomic scaffold, ASM1918654v1 scaffold30548, whole genome shotgun sequence window:
- the LOC125851911 gene encoding eukaryotic translation initiation factor-like isoform X3, with protein sequence MPSSSKKQLFYKDCVFKTVMSILNQTTQKRFDLLKDQLIISGITSADTLKAVVSLIFNKAILEPTFSSMYAQLCSDLNEKLPSFPSDEPGGKVITFKRVLLNNCQEVFESAHKLREEVRQMTAPEQESERKDIEWLIKLRYLGNIRLICELFKQQITPEKIVHHIVQLLFGQDRKICPEEENVEAICQVFNIICEQLDKNEKSRCINDVYFSRLKELSINPQLGPRLRLMVCDVLDLRPSNLVCRRDEVKAKTERVEAYKYEKCLPFHFSRLLEMCCDLNEMLPSFLSNEHGGESTTFKCVLWNNCQEAIEGTYKLGEEMRRIQNVWTRRSSLSNRVLLAIYGLLESFLS encoded by the exons ATGCCCAGCAGCTCGAAAAAGCAACTTTTCTACAAAGATTGTGTCTTTAAGACTGTGATGAG TATACTTAACCAGACAACTCAGAAGAGATTTGATCTCCTCAAAGATCAACTGATAATATCCGGGATAACTAGTGCAGACACTCTAAAG GCTGTTGTTTCCTTGATATTTAACAAGGCTATACTGGAACCAACATTTTCCTCAATGTATGCCCAACTCTGTTCTGATCTCAATGAAAAACTGCCTTCATTTCCTTCTGATGAACCTGGTGGAAAAGTGATCACGTTCAAGCGCGTTCTATTAAATAACTGTCAGGAGGTATTTGAAAGTGCTCACAAACTGCGGGAAGAGGTGAGGCAAATGACAGCCCCTGAGCAGGAGTCAGAACGTAAGGACATAGAATGGTTGATCAAATTGCGCTATCTTGGGAATATTAGACTTATTTGTGAGCTTTTTAAGCAACAAATTACCCCGGAAAAGATTGTTCATCACATTGTTCAG CTATTATTCGGACAAGATCGCAAAATTTGTCCggaagaggagaatgttgaAGCCATTTGTCAGGTCTTCAACATCATCTGCGAGCAGCTTGATAAGAACGAAAAATCAAGGTGCATCAACGATGTGTACTTTAGTCGGCTGAAGGAGCTTTCAATAAATCCTCAGTTGGGTCCACGGCTGAGGCTTATGGTTTGTGATGTGCTGGATTTACGTCCAAGTAACTTGGTCTGTAGGCGGGATGAG GTGAAGGCAAAAAC GGAGAGAGTAGAAGCATACAAATATGAGAAATGTTTGCCTTTTCATTTTTCCAG ACTACTGGAGATGTGTTGTGATCTAAATGAAATGCTGCCTTCATTTCTTTCTAATGAACATGGTGGTGAATCGACTACGTTCAAATGTGTTCTATGGAATAACTGTCAGGAGGCAATTGAAGGTACTTACAAACTTGGAGAAGAAATGAGGCGAATTCAGAACGTATGGACAAGGAGATCAAGTTTATCAAATCGCGTACTCTTGGCAATATACGGCTTATTAGAGAGCTTTTTAAGCTAA
- the LOC125851911 gene encoding eukaryotic translation initiation factor-like isoform X1, producing MPSSSKKQLFYKDCVFKTVMSILNQTTQKRFDLLKDQLIISGITSADTLKAVVSLIFNKAILEPTFSSMYAQLCSDLNEKLPSFPSDEPGGKVITFKRVLLNNCQEVFESAHKLREEVRQMTAPEQESERKDIEWLIKLRYLGNIRLICELFKQQITPEKIVHHIVQLLFGQDRKICPEEENVEAICQVFNIICEQLDKNEKSRCINDVYFSRLKELSINPQLGPRLRLMVCDVLDLRPSNLVCRRDEVKAKTITKIHSEAGKTLDLCPSSIASLRISRGLLAQQSLSHGPLPINRPGTSDMMPGMLGTRKMLGMPWMDNDNREVPRSCLLWHFNVIILLILLYFAKCHLLSA from the exons ATGCCCAGCAGCTCGAAAAAGCAACTTTTCTACAAAGATTGTGTCTTTAAGACTGTGATGAG TATACTTAACCAGACAACTCAGAAGAGATTTGATCTCCTCAAAGATCAACTGATAATATCCGGGATAACTAGTGCAGACACTCTAAAG GCTGTTGTTTCCTTGATATTTAACAAGGCTATACTGGAACCAACATTTTCCTCAATGTATGCCCAACTCTGTTCTGATCTCAATGAAAAACTGCCTTCATTTCCTTCTGATGAACCTGGTGGAAAAGTGATCACGTTCAAGCGCGTTCTATTAAATAACTGTCAGGAGGTATTTGAAAGTGCTCACAAACTGCGGGAAGAGGTGAGGCAAATGACAGCCCCTGAGCAGGAGTCAGAACGTAAGGACATAGAATGGTTGATCAAATTGCGCTATCTTGGGAATATTAGACTTATTTGTGAGCTTTTTAAGCAACAAATTACCCCGGAAAAGATTGTTCATCACATTGTTCAG CTATTATTCGGACAAGATCGCAAAATTTGTCCggaagaggagaatgttgaAGCCATTTGTCAGGTCTTCAACATCATCTGCGAGCAGCTTGATAAGAACGAAAAATCAAGGTGCATCAACGATGTGTACTTTAGTCGGCTGAAGGAGCTTTCAATAAATCCTCAGTTGGGTCCACGGCTGAGGCTTATGGTTTGTGATGTGCTGGATTTACGTCCAAGTAACTTGGTCTGTAGGCGGGATGAG GTGAAGGCAAAAACCATCACTAAGATTCACTCAGAAGCAGGGAAGACCTTGGATTTGTGTCCTAGTTCCATTGCAAGCCTGAGAATTTCTCGTGGTCTTCTGGCTCAGCAGAGTTTGAGTCATGGTCCCTTACCTATCAATCGGCCAGGCACTAGTGATATGATGCCTGGAATGCTCGGAACTAGGAAGATGCTTGGTATGCCTTGGATGGACAATGACAACCGGGAAGTTCCTAGATCCTGCTTGTTGTGGCATTTTAATGTTattatacttttaatattattatacttTGCTAAATGTCATTTGCTTTCTGCCTAA
- the LOC125851911 gene encoding eukaryotic translation initiation factor-like isoform X2 has product MPSSSKKQLFYKDCVFKTVMSILNQTTQKRFDLLKDQLIISGITSADTLKAVVSLIFNKAILEPTFSSMYAQLCSDLNEKLPSFPSDEPGGKVITFKRVLLNNCQEVFESAHKLREEVRQMTAPEQESERKDIEWLIKLRYLGNIRLICELFKQQITPEKIVHHIVQLLFGQDRKICPEEENVEAICQVFNIICEQLDKNEKSRCINDVYFSRLKELSINPQLGPRLRLMVCDVLDLRPSNLVCRRDEAKTITKIHSEAGKTLDLCPSSIASLRISRGLLAQQSLSHGPLPINRPGTSDMMPGMLGTRKMLGMPWMDNDNREVPRSCLLWHFNVIILLILLYFAKCHLLSA; this is encoded by the exons ATGCCCAGCAGCTCGAAAAAGCAACTTTTCTACAAAGATTGTGTCTTTAAGACTGTGATGAG TATACTTAACCAGACAACTCAGAAGAGATTTGATCTCCTCAAAGATCAACTGATAATATCCGGGATAACTAGTGCAGACACTCTAAAG GCTGTTGTTTCCTTGATATTTAACAAGGCTATACTGGAACCAACATTTTCCTCAATGTATGCCCAACTCTGTTCTGATCTCAATGAAAAACTGCCTTCATTTCCTTCTGATGAACCTGGTGGAAAAGTGATCACGTTCAAGCGCGTTCTATTAAATAACTGTCAGGAGGTATTTGAAAGTGCTCACAAACTGCGGGAAGAGGTGAGGCAAATGACAGCCCCTGAGCAGGAGTCAGAACGTAAGGACATAGAATGGTTGATCAAATTGCGCTATCTTGGGAATATTAGACTTATTTGTGAGCTTTTTAAGCAACAAATTACCCCGGAAAAGATTGTTCATCACATTGTTCAG CTATTATTCGGACAAGATCGCAAAATTTGTCCggaagaggagaatgttgaAGCCATTTGTCAGGTCTTCAACATCATCTGCGAGCAGCTTGATAAGAACGAAAAATCAAGGTGCATCAACGATGTGTACTTTAGTCGGCTGAAGGAGCTTTCAATAAATCCTCAGTTGGGTCCACGGCTGAGGCTTATGGTTTGTGATGTGCTGGATTTACGTCCAAGTAACTTGGTCTGTAGGCGGGATGAG GCAAAAACCATCACTAAGATTCACTCAGAAGCAGGGAAGACCTTGGATTTGTGTCCTAGTTCCATTGCAAGCCTGAGAATTTCTCGTGGTCTTCTGGCTCAGCAGAGTTTGAGTCATGGTCCCTTACCTATCAATCGGCCAGGCACTAGTGATATGATGCCTGGAATGCTCGGAACTAGGAAGATGCTTGGTATGCCTTGGATGGACAATGACAACCGGGAAGTTCCTAGATCCTGCTTGTTGTGGCATTTTAATGTTattatacttttaatattattatacttTGCTAAATGTCATTTGCTTTCTGCCTAA